One segment of Drosophila ananassae strain 14024-0371.13 chromosome 3R, ASM1763931v2, whole genome shotgun sequence DNA contains the following:
- the LOC6496821 gene encoding chitinase-like protein Idgf1, with product MKLQLLPFLGLLSALSYTSAAQNLICYYDSASYLRQGLAKMFKSDLELALEFCTHLVYGYAGMKAGTYELFSLNVDLDMFHYKEITSLHQKFPHLKILLSVGGDHDVDDAHPNKYIEFLEANRTVQQNFIDSSMILLKRNGFDGLDLAFQFPKNKPRKVHGSIGSVWKKFKKLFTGDYIVDPQAEQHKTQFTDLVGNLKNAFRTANLMLTLTVLPNVNSTWYFNVNKLHPQVDYINLAAFDFNTPLRNPEEADYTAPIFFLDEQNRLPHLNVEFQINYWLQNHCPANKLNLGIASYGRGWKLTTDSGLSGLPVVPGTYGPAPGGLQIASVEGLFSWPEICAKLAKNSSAVYRGENAPLRKVTDLTQKYGNYALRPANEEGEHGMWLSFDDPDFAGIKAAYAKGKGLGGMAIFDVTYDDFRGLCTGQKFPTIRSIKYFMG from the exons ATGAAACTCCAACTGTTGCCCTTTCTGGGTCTGCTCAGTGCACTAAGTTACACAAGTGCAGcccaaaatttaatttgttacTATGACTCGGCCTCGTATTTGCGCCAAGGTCTGGCCAAAATGTTCAAGAGTGACCTCGAACTGGCCCTGGAATTCTGTACTCACTTGGTCTACGGATACGCTGGCATGAAAGCCGGAACCTACGAGTTGTTCAGTCTAAACGTGGACTTGGATATGTTCCATTACAAGGAAATCACATCCCTGCATCAGAAGTTTCCCCATCTCAAGATCCTGCTGAGCGTTGGAGGAGATCACGATGTCGACGATGCCCATCCTAATAAGTATATTGAGTTTCTGGAAGCAAATCGCACGGTCCAGCAGAACTTCATAGACAGTAGTATGATTCTACTGAAACGTAATGGTTTCGACGGTCTCGACTTGGCCTTCCAGTTTCCGAAAAACAAGCCGAGGAAAGTTCATGGCTCCATTGGCAGTGTCTGGAAAAAGTTCAAGAAGCTGTTCACGGGCGACTATATAGTGGATCCTCAAGCGGAGCAGCACAAGACACAGTTCACGGATCTGGTGGGAAATCTGAAGAACGCCTTCCGGACAGCCAATCTCATGTTGACCCTGACTGTGTTGCCCAATGTTAACTCCACAT GGTACTTCAATGTCAACAAACTACATCCCCAAGTCGACTACATCAACCTGGCTGCCTTTGATTTTAACACTCCTCTGAGAAATCCCGAGGAAGCCGACTATACGGCTCCGATTTTCTTCCTAGACGAACAAAACCGCCTGCCCCATTTAAATGTGGAATTCCAGATCAATTACTGGCTTCAGAACCACTGTCCTGCCAACAAATTAAATCTGGGCATTGCCAGTTATGGCCGAGGCTGGAAATTGACCACCGATTCGGGACTTAGTGGCCTGCCAGTGGTTCCTGGAACCTATGGCCCAGCTCCCGGAGGACTACAGATCGCAAGTGTGGAGGGTTTGTTCAGTTGGCCGGAGATTTGTGCGAAACTGGCCAAGAACTCGTCGGCTGTATATCGTGGTGAAAATGCCCCACTTAGGAAAGTGACAGATCTCACCCAGAAGTATGGAAACTATGCCCTCCGTCCGGCTAACGAGGAGGGAGAGCACGGCATGTGGCTGAGCTTCGATGATCCGGACTTTGCTGGAATCAAGGCGGCATATGCCAAGGGTAAGGGCCTGGGCGGAATGGCTATTTTCGATGTGACTTACGATGATTTCCGGGGCCTGTGTACCGGTCAGAAGTTTCCAACTATACGatctattaaatattttatgggttaa
- the LOC123257412 gene encoding chitinase-like protein Idgf3 — protein MTSSLWLSLSLSLVLLNQFPVNAAPNLVCFYDSRGYERQGLAQFTMTDMQLALQFCTHLIYGYAGVNADNFELQSINKRLDFEQRHLAQVAQLKESYPHIKFLLSVGGDADTNEGNQYIHLLESGQQGHKRFIESARDIVRRFNFDGLDLAFQLPRNKPRKVHGDVGSAWKSFKKFFTGDFIVDQDSETHKAQMTGLIRDLSAAFQQNNLLVSLTVLPNVNSSWYYDAPSIANSLDFINLGTFDFLTPERNPEEADFSAPLYEAFGQNRLGHYNVNFQMEHWLLQRVPANKLNIGIATYGRAWKMTKDSGDSGDPVVHSTEGPATAGAQSKKAGLLNWAEICQLMPNPSNRNAQGPNAPVKRVLDPTKRYGSYAFRPADDNGDHGLWISYDDPDSASSKAQYARVKNLGGVALFDITQDDFRGQCTNDRFPMLRAIKYRLL, from the exons atgacCAGTTCTCTGTGGCTCAGCTTGAGCCTGAGCTTAGTGCTCTTAAATCAATTCCCAGTGAACGCGGCTCCCAATCTCGTTTGTTTCTATGACTCTCGGGGCTACGAGCGTCAGG GCCTGGCCCAATTCACCATGACGGACATGCAGTTGGCCCTGCAGTTCTGCACCCATTTGATCTACGGGTATGCCGGAGTAAATGCCGATAACTTTGAATTGCAGAGCATCAACAAACGTCTCGATTTCGAGCAACGTCACCTGGCTCAAGTGGCCCAATTAAAGGAGTCCTACCCACACATCAAGTTCCTGTTGAGTGTGGGTGGCGATGCCGACACCAACGAGGGAAATCAATACATTCATCTCCTCGAATCGGGCCAACAAGGTCACAAGCGATTCATCGAATCGGCCCGCGACATTGTGAGGCGTTTTAATTTCGATGGCTTGGATTTGGCCTTCCAGCTTCCCAGGAATAAGCCGCGTAAGGTTCACGGCGATGTCGGATCGGCCTGGAAGAGCTTCAAGAAGTTCTTCACCGGGGACTTTATTGTGGACCAAGATTCGGAAACCCATAAGGCACAAATGACGGGCCTGATCAGGGACTTGAGTGCTGCCTTCCAGCAAAACAACCTGCTTGTCAGTCTCACGGTTCTTCCCAATGTTAACTCAAGCT GGTATTACGATGCCCCTTCAATCGCTAACAGCTTGGACTTTATTAACCTGGGAACTTTCGATTTTCTGACTCCCGAACGAAACCCCGAGGAAGCTGACTTCTCCGCACCACTGTACGAGGCTTTTGGCCAGAACCGATTGGGCCACTACAACGTCAACTTTCAGATGGAACACTGGCTGCTCCAACGCGTCCCGGCCAATAAGCTGAATATTGGTATTGCCACCTATGGCAGGGCCTGGAAAATGACCAAGGATTCCGGGGACTCGGGTGATCCGGTGGTCCACTCCACCGAAGGACCCGCCACTGCAGGAGCCCAGAGCAAAAAGGCTGGCCTGCTCAACTGGGCTGAGATATGCCAACTGATGCCGAACCCGAGCAACAGGAATGCCCAAGGACCAAACGCCCCAGTCAAGAGGGTTCTGGATCCCACAAAGCGCTATGGAAGCTATGCCTTCCGCCCGGCCGACGACAATGGCGACCATGGCTTGTGGATTAGCTACGATGACCCGGACTCGGCTTCCAGCAAGGCTCAGTATGCCAGAGTCAAGAATCTGGGCGGAGTGGCCCTCTTCGACATTACCCAAGACGATTTCCGCGGCCAGTGCACCAACGATCGCTTCCCCATGCTCCGTGCCATCAAATACCGACTTCTCTAA
- the LOC6496822 gene encoding chitinase-like protein Idgf2, with protein MNQWLWLGFVACLYAAGTEAASNLVCYYDSSSYTREGLGKLLNPDLEIGVQFCTHLVYGYAGIRGDNYQAHSLNENLDIYKHQFSEVTALKRKYPHLKVLLSVGGDRDIDVEHPNKYIELLEGEKVRQAGFIQSAYALVKNYGFDGLDLAYQFPRNKPRKVHGEIASAWKSIKKLFTGDFIVDPESALHKEQFTAFVRDVKDSLRNDGFLLSLTVLPNVNSTWYFDIPSLNGLVDFVNLAAFDFVTPARNPEEADYTAPIYHPDGSKDRLAHYNADFQVDYWLKQGFPSTKLNLGVATYGNAWKLTSDSGLEGVPVIAHTEGAAPEGVQSQKPGLLSYAEICGKLSNPQNQYLKGNDSPLRRISDPTKRFGTIAYRPVDGAITEGIWVSYEDPDSASNKAAYARAKNLGGVALFDLAYDDFRGQCTNDRYPILRAVKYRL; from the exons ATGAACCAGTGGCTTTGGCTTGGATTCGTTGCGTGCCTTTACGCGGCTGGCACAGAAGCCGCCTCGAACTTAGTGTGTTACTATGATTCTTCGAGTTATACCAGAGAAG GCCTGGGCAAGCTACTAAACCCCGATCTGGAAATTGGTGTGCAATTCTGCACCCATTTGGTCTATGGATATGCTGGAATCCGGGGCGATAATTACCAGGCTCACAGTCTCAACGAGAACCTGGACATCTACAAGCACCAGTTCTCCGAGGTGACCGCCCTGAAGCGCAAGTACCCCCACCTCAAGGTCCTGCTCAGTGTGGGCGGTGATCGTGACATCGATGTGGAGCATCCGAACAAGTATATCGAGCTCCTGGAGGGCGAGAAGGTGCGTCAAGCTGGATTCATCCAGTCGGCGTATGCGTTGGTAAAGAACTACGGCTTCGATGGCCTCGATCTGGCCTATCAGTTCCCCCGGAACAAGCCCAGGAAGGTGCACGGCGAAATTGCCTCTGCCTGGAAGAGCATCAAGAAACTGTTCACCGGAGATTTTATCGTGGATCCCGAGTCGGCGCTCCACAAAGAGCAGTTCACAGCCTTCGTCCGGGACGTCAAGGATTCGCTGAGAAACGATGGATTCCTGCTCAGTTTGACTGTCCTGCCCAATGTGAACTCCACCT GGTACTTCGACATCCCATCCCTGAATGGCCTGGTGGACTTTGTCAACCTGGCTGCCTTTGACTTTGTCACTCCCGCCCGCAATCCCGAAGAGGCTGATTACACCGCTCCCATTTACCACCCAGATGGATCCAAGGATCGCCTGGCACACTATAATGCCGACTTCCAAGTGGATTACTGGCTTAAACAGGGCTTCCCATCCACTAAACTGAATCTTGGTGTCGCCACCTATGGAAACGCCTGGAAGCTGACTTCGGATTCGGGACTTGAGGGTGTGCCAGTGATTGCACATACTGAGGGTGCTGCCCCCGAAGGCGTTCAGTCCCAGAAGCCCGGACTCTTGAGCTATGCAGAAATCTGTGGCAAGCTTAGCAATCCCCAGAATCAGTATCTCAAGGGAAATGACTCTCCGCTCAGGAGGATTTCCGATCCCACCAAGAGATTCGGAACCATTGCCTATCGGCCAGTGGATGGAGCCATCACTGAGGGTATTTGGGTGAGCTACGAAGATCCGGACTCTGCATCCAATAAGGCGGCCTACGCCCGTGCCAAGAACCTCGGAGGCGTGGCACTCTTCGACCTGGCTTACGATGATTTCCGCGGCCAATGCACCAACGACAGGTATCCCATTCTACGGGCCGTGAAATATCGTCTCTGA